The following are encoded together in the Paraburkholderia sp. BL10I2N1 genome:
- a CDS encoding IS4 family transposase: MPASSRLLSEFSDFLFDPALADRVRRSPRAFTRNRILTLPRMAALMMSGMCASVQAELDALFGALDERGGRTRAVSAQAFSKARRGLSAELFELARAHLISLAQPHIDSMRWNGLRLVAADGSRLRVGTRRGHELRADHFAFALFLPGPELTLYAALHPADGAERQMLFEALDVLQPHTDLLLLDRGYIGNTMVATLAQREIPFCMRVDARNWKCVADFTRSGKAERIVTLDAPGEQDARDYELARTPSTVRLIRDVTPSGRVRVLMTSLLDGQRYPAACFGALYHQRWRVEEAFKRLKHRLRLEAVTGLDYLALQQDLGAKILADNLCTLLSDLDASHDDECASRPNRVYALGALKPILGACLLRVRHCLDGLATVLALIHQNRCRIQHARSYPRPPRKAKPHFHLAYKLA, translated from the coding sequence ATACCAGCGTCCTCGCGGCTTCTGTCTGAGTTCTCCGATTTCCTGTTCGACCCGGCGCTCGCCGATCGCGTGCGTCGTTCTCCCCGCGCCTTTACCCGCAATCGCATACTGACCTTGCCGCGCATGGCCGCGCTGATGATGTCGGGCATGTGTGCCAGCGTGCAGGCCGAACTCGACGCGCTGTTTGGCGCACTGGACGAGCGCGGCGGCCGTACCCGCGCGGTCAGCGCACAGGCTTTCAGCAAGGCGCGTCGGGGACTGTCGGCCGAGCTGTTCGAACTGGCCCGCGCTCACCTGATTTCGCTGGCCCAACCCCATATCGATTCGATGCGCTGGAACGGCCTGAGGCTGGTCGCCGCCGACGGTAGCCGCCTGCGTGTAGGCACGCGTCGCGGCCATGAACTGCGCGCCGATCACTTCGCGTTTGCGCTGTTCCTGCCCGGGCCCGAGCTGACGCTGTACGCCGCGCTCCATCCCGCCGACGGCGCCGAGCGGCAGATGCTGTTCGAAGCGCTGGACGTGCTGCAGCCGCATACCGATCTGCTGCTGCTCGATCGCGGCTATATCGGCAACACGATGGTGGCCACGCTGGCGCAGCGCGAGATCCCGTTCTGCATGCGCGTCGATGCACGCAACTGGAAGTGCGTTGCCGACTTTACCCGCAGCGGTAAAGCCGAGCGCATCGTGACGCTGGATGCGCCCGGCGAGCAGGATGCCCGCGACTATGAACTGGCGCGTACGCCGAGCACCGTGCGCCTGATACGGGACGTCACGCCCAGCGGTCGCGTGCGTGTGCTGATGACCTCGCTGCTCGACGGCCAGCGGTATCCGGCTGCGTGTTTCGGGGCGCTCTATCATCAGCGCTGGCGCGTCGAGGAAGCGTTCAAACGCCTCAAGCACCGGCTGCGACTGGAGGCCGTGACAGGGCTCGATTACCTGGCATTGCAGCAGGACCTCGGCGCAAAAATCCTCGCTGACAACCTGTGCACACTGCTCAGCGACCTTGATGCCTCGCACGACGATGAATGTGCCAGCCGTCCTAACCGGGTGTACGCACTGGGCGCACTCAAGCCCATCCTCGGCGCGTGCCTTCTGCGCGTCCGCCACTGTCTGGATGGCCTCGCCACGGTACTTGCGCTCATCCACCAGAACCGATGCCGCATCCAGCACGCACGCTCCTATCCTCGACCGCCCAGAAAAGCCAAGCCCCATTTCCATCTCGCGTACAAGCTCGCTTGA
- a CDS encoding DUF4148 domain-containing protein has product MKSLIQAVVVATVLATPVVSFAQSDQPVTREQVRQELIQLEHAGYNPSQSNDANYPSDIQAAEKRVQDQNVATAQQQPVADTSGYGPATSGSSASGGTQLAPHQRVFFGN; this is encoded by the coding sequence ATGAAATCCCTGATCCAGGCTGTCGTAGTCGCTACCGTCCTCGCCACTCCGGTGGTTTCGTTCGCTCAGTCGGACCAACCGGTCACGCGCGAGCAGGTTCGTCAGGAACTGATCCAGCTCGAACACGCGGGTTACAACCCGTCCCAGTCGAACGATGCGAACTATCCGTCGGACATTCAGGCCGCTGAAAAGCGCGTTCAGGACCAGAATGTTGCGACCGCCCAGCAACAGCCGGTTGCCGACACGAGCGGCTACGGTCCGGCGACCAGCGGTTCGTCGGCATCGGGTGGAACCCAGTTGGCGCCCCACCAACGGGTATTTTTCGGCAACTAG
- a CDS encoding ionic transporter y4hA — MTTTSPVLPRWTVGAPIAAWIVLGAAALFPGHAVLLALVGVALAGSVFAGVHHAEVIAHRVGEPFGTLLLAVAVTVIEVALIVSVMLTAGPEKAGLARDTVFAAVMLVCNGIVGLCLLVGGIRHREQDFQIRGASAALAVLASLSVLTLVIPNFTSVAGPVLSPSQLAFAGVSSLVLYGVFVFVQTVRHRDYFLADVADENVHAAPPSGRVALLSAVLLLVCLVAVVLLAKLLSPVVESAVVDAGLPKPVVGIVIAGLVLLPEGLAALRAARADRLQTSLNLALGSALASIGLTIPTVAVVFLYIGQPLQLGIDGKEMVLLFLTLVVGTLTLGTGRTTILQGAVHLSLFAAWLFLSVAP; from the coding sequence ATGACGACAACATCTCCCGTGCTTCCCCGCTGGACTGTGGGAGCGCCGATCGCCGCCTGGATCGTGCTGGGCGCTGCGGCCTTGTTCCCAGGTCACGCGGTTCTGCTCGCGCTGGTGGGCGTGGCGCTCGCCGGCTCGGTGTTCGCGGGCGTCCACCATGCGGAAGTTATCGCCCACCGTGTCGGCGAACCGTTCGGTACGCTGCTGCTCGCGGTCGCCGTCACAGTGATCGAAGTCGCGCTGATCGTCTCGGTGATGCTGACGGCGGGCCCGGAAAAAGCGGGCCTCGCACGCGACACCGTGTTCGCCGCGGTGATGCTTGTCTGCAACGGGATCGTGGGGCTGTGTCTGCTGGTGGGCGGCATCCGGCATCGCGAACAGGACTTCCAGATTCGCGGCGCGAGCGCGGCACTTGCGGTGCTCGCGTCGCTGTCGGTGCTGACCCTCGTGATCCCGAACTTCACGAGCGTCGCCGGCCCGGTACTGTCGCCGTCGCAACTCGCGTTCGCGGGCGTGTCGTCGCTCGTGCTGTATGGCGTGTTTGTGTTCGTGCAGACCGTCCGGCACCGCGACTATTTTCTCGCCGACGTAGCCGACGAAAATGTCCACGCGGCGCCGCCCAGCGGCCGCGTCGCGTTGCTGAGCGCTGTTCTGCTGCTGGTGTGCCTCGTCGCTGTCGTGCTGCTCGCGAAGCTGCTGTCGCCGGTGGTCGAAAGCGCGGTGGTCGATGCAGGTCTGCCGAAGCCGGTCGTCGGGATCGTGATCGCCGGGCTGGTGCTGCTGCCGGAGGGACTTGCCGCACTGCGCGCGGCACGCGCCGACCGTCTGCAGACCAGCCTCAACCTCGCACTAGGGTCGGCGCTTGCCAGTATCGGACTCACGATTCCTACCGTGGCAGTCGTCTTCCTGTATATCGGACAACCGCTTCAACTTGGGATCGACGGCAAGGAAATGGTCCTGCTGTTTCTGACGCTCGTCGTCGGCACGCTGACGCTCGGCACCGGTCGCACCACGATCCTGCAGGGCGCCGTGCATCTGTCGCTGTTCGCCGCGTGGCTCTTTCTGTCGGTCGCGCCGTGA
- a CDS encoding acyl-CoA dehydrogenase family protein, whose translation MIRSQETLNLLLDSIARFVRERLVPNEDIVAETDQIPAALLQEMKDLGLFGLCLPEDYGGLGLTMEEEVFAAMELGKTSPAFRSAIGSNNGIGSTGIVIDGTPGQKEKYLPRLASGDLIGSFCLTEPEAGSDAASLRTMAIREGDHYVLNGTKRFITNAPEAGLFTVMARTDPAGRGAGAISAFVVEAGTAGLSLGRIDRKMGQKGAHTCDVIFDNCRVPAANLIGEKEGVGFKTAMKVLDKGRLHIAAVATGAAERMLADALRYAMERRQFGKPIVEFELIQAMLADSQAEIYASRCMIVDAARRRDAGEKVTSEASCAKMFATEMCGRVADRAVQIFGGAGYMSEYGIERFYRDVRLFRIYEGTTQIQQIVIAREMQRAFQR comes from the coding sequence GTGATCCGTAGCCAGGAAACACTGAACCTGCTGCTCGATAGCATCGCCCGCTTCGTGCGGGAGCGTCTGGTGCCCAACGAGGATATCGTCGCCGAAACCGACCAGATTCCTGCCGCACTCTTGCAGGAGATGAAAGATCTCGGCCTCTTCGGTCTGTGCCTGCCCGAGGACTACGGCGGCCTCGGCCTCACGATGGAAGAAGAAGTGTTCGCCGCGATGGAACTGGGCAAGACTTCGCCTGCTTTTCGCTCGGCGATCGGCAGCAACAACGGCATCGGCTCAACCGGCATTGTGATCGACGGAACGCCCGGGCAAAAGGAAAAGTATTTGCCGCGCCTCGCTTCGGGTGACCTGATCGGCTCGTTCTGTCTGACCGAGCCCGAGGCGGGTTCCGACGCCGCGTCGTTGCGAACCATGGCAATACGCGAAGGCGACCACTATGTCCTGAACGGGACCAAACGCTTTATCACGAACGCACCGGAGGCCGGCCTCTTCACGGTAATGGCCCGCACGGATCCGGCGGGCAGGGGCGCCGGCGCGATTTCGGCATTCGTCGTCGAGGCGGGTACGGCGGGTCTCTCACTGGGCAGGATCGACCGCAAGATGGGCCAGAAAGGCGCGCATACGTGCGACGTGATTTTCGACAACTGCCGTGTGCCGGCGGCAAACCTGATCGGCGAGAAAGAAGGCGTCGGCTTCAAGACGGCGATGAAGGTGCTCGACAAAGGGCGTCTGCATATCGCTGCCGTCGCGACGGGCGCAGCCGAACGCATGCTTGCCGATGCGCTGCGTTACGCCATGGAGCGCCGGCAGTTCGGCAAGCCGATCGTCGAATTCGAGCTGATTCAGGCCATGCTCGCCGACAGCCAGGCGGAAATCTACGCGTCGCGTTGCATGATCGTGGATGCGGCGCGCCGGCGCGATGCGGGTGAGAAGGTCACGAGCGAAGCGTCGTGCGCGAAGATGTTCGCCACTGAAATGTGTGGGCGGGTCGCCGATCGCGCCGTGCAGATATTCGGCGGCGCGGGTTATATGAGCGAATACGGCATCGAGCGGTTCTATCGCGACGTGCGGCTGTTCCGCATCTACGAAGGCACGACCCAGATCCAGCAGATCGTGATCGCCCGTGAAATGCAGCGCGCGTTCCAGCGCTGA
- a CDS encoding integrase core domain-containing protein: protein MSRAISVSANKPFGLQRVCQVLGFPRSTIYAVRARTADNVVPIIPGRRGPKPKMPDADLLKAIRDDLVASPFIGEGHRKVWARLRILHDIRVSRTRVLRLMREHSLLSPHRQARGEPNHHDGRITTDCPNEMWGTDGVRIATVDDGMVWIFSAVDHCDGMCTGIHAAKIGDRFAALEPISQGLLDEFGSVLADAGRGLSLRMDHGSQYTSDDFRNQIRFWGIAPSYAFVAEPQTNGVAERFNRTMKEQAIHGRIFKNLEEVRAAAIAFKDRYNRDWRLEKLGFKSPLEARQERLMKLAA from the coding sequence ATGAGCCGCGCGATCTCCGTTAGTGCGAACAAGCCCTTTGGATTGCAACGGGTTTGCCAGGTGCTCGGATTCCCCCGCTCGACGATCTATGCTGTCCGCGCGAGGACAGCGGACAACGTGGTGCCGATCATCCCGGGCCGCCGCGGCCCGAAACCGAAGATGCCCGATGCTGACCTGCTGAAGGCCATCCGCGACGATCTGGTGGCTTCCCCCTTCATCGGCGAGGGGCATCGCAAGGTCTGGGCGCGCTTGCGTATCCTGCACGACATCCGGGTCTCCCGGACCCGCGTGCTGCGACTGATGCGCGAGCACAGCCTGCTGTCGCCGCACCGGCAAGCGCGAGGCGAACCCAACCATCACGATGGCCGGATCACAACCGATTGCCCGAATGAGATGTGGGGCACCGACGGCGTGCGCATCGCGACCGTGGACGACGGCATGGTGTGGATCTTCTCGGCCGTTGATCATTGCGACGGCATGTGTACCGGCATTCATGCCGCGAAGATTGGCGACCGCTTTGCTGCCCTTGAGCCGATCTCCCAGGGGCTGCTGGACGAATTCGGTTCCGTGCTCGCCGATGCGGGCCGCGGGCTGTCGCTGCGTATGGATCACGGTTCGCAGTACACGTCGGACGACTTCCGTAACCAGATCCGGTTCTGGGGCATCGCGCCGAGCTATGCCTTCGTCGCCGAACCCCAGACCAACGGCGTCGCCGAGCGATTCAACCGGACAATGAAGGAACAGGCTATTCATGGACGCATCTTCAAAAACCTGGAGGAAGTTCGTGCCGCCGCCATCGCGTTCAAGGATCGATACAATCGCGACTGGCGTCTTGAAAAGTTGGGCTTCAAATCACCCCTCGAAGCCCGTCAGGAACGGCTGATGAAGCTGGCCGCCTGA
- a CDS encoding BON domain-containing protein, which yields MKAIHAIKVAGSTLLIAASVHAYAQSSEAAPAAPATASTTHAARTQYKSMKAANRALQRQVRTALSRTRGVTVSNITVRAVDGAVTLQGSVPEQSQIDLAVEAAKGVQGVKSVRSALSIRPVGT from the coding sequence ATGAAGGCAATACACGCAATCAAGGTGGCAGGTAGCACACTGCTGATCGCGGCGTCGGTCCACGCCTACGCCCAGTCGAGCGAAGCCGCCCCGGCCGCCCCGGCCACCGCAAGCACGACGCACGCCGCCCGGACGCAATACAAGTCGATGAAGGCCGCGAACCGCGCGCTGCAGCGTCAGGTCCGCACAGCATTGTCGAGGACGAGAGGCGTCACCGTCTCCAACATCACCGTTCGGGCAGTCGACGGCGCAGTCACCCTGCAAGGCAGCGTGCCGGAGCAGTCTCAGATCGACCTGGCAGTCGAAGCCGCAAAGGGCGTACAGGGCGTAAAGTCGGTCAGGAGCGCGCTGTCGATCCGTCCGGTGGGGACGTAA
- a CDS encoding LysR substrate-binding domain-containing protein, whose amino-acid sequence MRRLPPLNALQIFETVARHRSFTRAADHLCLTQGAVSRQILALEEYYKFPLFKRHAKGLTLTAEGELLLPAVKESFARIEEISLRLTRQRTDLALKVPTCVMRRMLPKIMLFQAEYPDLHVQITTTWQHDVDFQVEPFDAAIVYGSSPGVDVQAVPLFEERLTPVCAPELLNDKPLDSVADLARHTLLHPTRDHRDWRMWLDHVDARDIDASHGPSFDTLDLATNAALQGFGVAISDLALIDEDVAAKRLVRPFDTVLTTGARYYFVYPDSVAHQQKVNLFRAWIAEHWTEAAV is encoded by the coding sequence ATGCGACGACTTCCGCCTCTCAACGCGCTTCAGATCTTCGAGACAGTGGCGCGCCACCGCAGCTTCACGCGCGCGGCGGACCATCTTTGTCTGACCCAGGGGGCGGTGAGCCGGCAGATTCTCGCACTTGAGGAGTATTACAAGTTTCCGCTCTTCAAGCGCCATGCGAAGGGGCTCACGCTGACCGCCGAAGGCGAACTGCTGCTGCCGGCGGTGAAGGAAAGCTTCGCGCGTATCGAGGAGATTTCGCTGCGTCTCACGCGCCAGCGCACTGACCTCGCGTTGAAGGTGCCGACCTGCGTGATGCGCAGGATGCTGCCGAAAATCATGCTGTTCCAGGCGGAATATCCGGATCTGCATGTACAGATCACGACGACCTGGCAGCACGATGTCGACTTCCAGGTCGAGCCTTTTGACGCTGCGATCGTCTATGGATCATCGCCTGGTGTCGACGTGCAGGCGGTGCCGCTTTTCGAGGAGCGTCTGACGCCCGTCTGTGCCCCCGAGCTTCTGAACGACAAGCCGCTCGACTCCGTCGCCGATCTCGCTCGTCATACGCTGCTGCACCCGACGCGCGACCATCGCGACTGGAGAATGTGGCTCGACCACGTCGACGCACGCGACATCGACGCCAGTCACGGCCCGAGCTTCGACACGCTCGATCTTGCGACGAATGCGGCGTTGCAGGGCTTTGGTGTGGCGATCAGCGACCTTGCGCTGATCGATGAGGACGTCGCGGCGAAACGGCTGGTGAGGCCGTTCGATACAGTGCTGACCACCGGCGCGCGCTACTACTTCGTTTATCCGGACAGCGTGGCGCATCAGCAGAAGGTCAACCTGTTTCGCGCGTGGATCGCTGAACACTGGACCGAAGCGGCTGTCTGA
- the ribA gene encoding GTP cyclohydrolase II, giving the protein MSTPHVPSANCAPDSECVVLDATATLPTRYGTFTSYVFRVIEGGAEHLALVMGDVSNGQSVLTRLHSECLTGDVLGSYRCDCGEQLDQALRYIAAEGRGVLLYLRGHEGRGIGLSNKIRAYALQEQGRDTVEANLDLGLPDDAREYDSAAAILRLLKITSVRLMSNNPKKFDTLAKHGIPVCERVALAIPTREENERYIRTKQVKFGHYFEENE; this is encoded by the coding sequence ATGTCCACGCCTCACGTACCGTCTGCAAACTGCGCACCTGATAGCGAGTGTGTCGTTCTCGACGCTACCGCCACGCTTCCCACGCGTTACGGCACGTTCACCTCCTACGTCTTTCGCGTGATCGAAGGCGGCGCGGAACATCTCGCGCTCGTCATGGGCGACGTATCCAACGGACAGTCGGTGCTCACACGCCTGCACTCCGAGTGCCTGACGGGCGACGTGCTCGGCTCGTATCGCTGCGACTGCGGCGAACAGCTCGATCAGGCGCTGCGCTACATCGCAGCGGAAGGTCGCGGCGTGCTGCTGTATCTACGTGGACACGAAGGGCGCGGCATCGGTCTGTCGAACAAGATCCGTGCGTACGCACTGCAGGAGCAGGGGCGCGATACGGTCGAGGCCAATCTGGATCTCGGTCTGCCCGACGACGCGCGCGAGTACGATTCGGCCGCCGCGATCCTGCGGCTCCTGAAGATCACGTCCGTGCGGCTGATGAGCAACAATCCGAAGAAGTTCGACACCCTCGCGAAGCACGGCATTCCCGTGTGCGAGCGCGTGGCGCTGGCAATCCCTACCCGCGAGGAAAACGAGCGCTATATCCGCACCAAGCAGGTCAAATTCGGGCATTACTTCGAAGAGAACGAATAG
- a CDS encoding ABC transporter permease: MTTMPALSSQRAGSGAPDEPAAGAPGAMLAKARPWILLAPILAFLAVLAAAALVVLRMSFGTSGNEWHGFTLQNYADLADSYFVKSLSLTLRLAFQSMVCAVLLAIPVALAMARTESRLARRLLLAGVLLPLLVNLLLQGYGWLVILGPAGLLNHALIAGGLIDRPIQWLYREHGVLLGLIQTAFPLAVLPLSSAMRAVSRSYEEAAATLGATRMQTLRHVMLPLAMPGLVSGALLVFAYNASAFAVPLLLGGRRVPMLAVLVHDQVAPLLNWPAASASGVVLMVATLAVMTISQRLVRRTQRFEEEPKA; encoded by the coding sequence ATGACCACGATGCCCGCGCTCTCCTCGCAGCGCGCCGGTTCCGGCGCGCCTGACGAACCGGCCGCCGGCGCGCCCGGCGCCATGCTTGCGAAGGCGCGGCCGTGGATCCTGCTCGCGCCGATCCTCGCGTTTCTCGCCGTGCTGGCCGCCGCGGCGCTCGTGGTATTGCGGATGAGCTTCGGCACATCGGGCAACGAATGGCACGGCTTCACGCTGCAGAATTACGCCGATCTTGCCGACAGCTACTTCGTGAAGTCGTTGTCGCTCACGTTGCGGCTCGCATTCCAGAGCATGGTCTGCGCCGTGCTGCTGGCGATTCCGGTCGCGCTGGCGATGGCGCGCACGGAGTCGCGCCTCGCGCGGCGGCTCCTGCTCGCCGGCGTGCTGTTGCCGCTGCTGGTCAACCTGCTGCTGCAGGGTTACGGATGGCTCGTGATCCTCGGTCCCGCCGGTCTGCTGAATCATGCGCTGATCGCGGGCGGATTGATCGATCGCCCGATCCAGTGGCTGTATCGCGAACACGGTGTGCTGCTCGGTCTCATTCAGACTGCGTTTCCTCTTGCCGTCCTGCCGCTGTCGAGTGCGATGCGTGCCGTGTCGCGCTCGTACGAAGAGGCGGCGGCCACGCTGGGCGCAACCCGCATGCAGACGCTGCGCCACGTGATGCTGCCGCTGGCGATGCCCGGTCTCGTTTCCGGCGCGCTGCTGGTGTTCGCGTACAACGCCAGTGCGTTTGCCGTGCCGCTGCTGCTCGGCGGACGGCGCGTGCCGATGCTCGCCGTGCTCGTCCACGACCAGGTCGCGCCACTCCTGAACTGGCCAGCGGCGTCGGCTTCCGGCGTCGTGTTGATGGTCGCGACGCTTGCCGTGATGACGATCTCGCAGCGACTCGTGCGCCGCACCCAGCGCTTCGAAGAGGAGCCAAAAGCATGA
- a CDS encoding transposase: MLKKTDVNGVAPEALEGARSATGSASGAAEVKRWSTGRKRGVVLRLLRGEPVDAVSREVGVTIAVLEQWRELALAGMEAGLKARTSDPLEARLNDAVRRVGELSMENEILRKERELQARRPLTARRSST, encoded by the coding sequence ATGTTGAAGAAAACAGATGTAAACGGGGTTGCGCCAGAGGCGCTGGAAGGAGCGCGTAGCGCGACTGGAAGCGCCTCTGGCGCCGCCGAAGTCAAGCGTTGGTCGACCGGTCGCAAACGCGGCGTGGTGCTTCGGTTGCTGCGTGGCGAACCCGTCGACGCCGTGTCCCGTGAAGTCGGTGTGACGATCGCCGTGCTCGAGCAATGGCGTGAGCTGGCACTGGCCGGCATGGAGGCCGGCCTGAAGGCACGCACCAGCGATCCCCTGGAAGCCCGGCTCAATGACGCCGTGCGGCGCGTCGGCGAGTTGTCTATGGAAAACGAGATCCTGCGCAAGGAACGTGAACTGCAGGCCCGTCGCCCTTTGACCGCTCGGAGATCGTCGACATGA
- a CDS encoding CBS domain-containing protein encodes MTSVAQVLKTKPDNTVYTIDAGDSVFHAIKLMADKQIGAVVVTDGDSIAGIVTERDYARKVVLMDRSSKETPVRDIMSRSVRFVRPEQTTEECMAIMTDRRMRHLPVIDHEHLVGMVSIGDLVKNIIAEQQFTIQMLEQYITGERPM; translated from the coding sequence ATGACAAGCGTTGCACAAGTACTCAAAACAAAGCCCGACAATACCGTCTATACCATCGACGCCGGAGATTCCGTCTTTCACGCTATCAAGCTGATGGCGGACAAGCAGATCGGCGCCGTCGTCGTCACTGATGGAGATTCGATCGCCGGCATCGTTACCGAGCGCGACTACGCGCGAAAGGTCGTGCTGATGGACCGTTCATCGAAAGAGACGCCCGTACGCGACATCATGAGCCGCTCGGTGCGGTTCGTGCGCCCTGAGCAGACGACTGAGGAATGCATGGCCATCATGACCGACCGGCGGATGCGTCACCTGCCTGTCATCGATCACGAACATCTCGTAGGGATGGTGTCGATCGGCGATCTGGTGAAGAACATTATTGCGGAGCAGCAGTTCACTATCCAGATGCTGGAGCAGTACATCACCGGCGAACGGCCGATGTGA
- a CDS encoding extracellular solute-binding protein, with translation MQDIKRGRRQVIKTIGAAIAASTLPMPFINVKAAEQNFSGKTLRLLTWSDDTGAAAMRNIAATFTAKTGAKVIADRADGTSGMVAKVKAAGERPTYDVITLAGVGAAGLGDAGLLIKPDLNKLPNLKDVAEQYRTGANGFGVGYLLWSDGLIYNTATVKTPPSSYEALWDPKYAGRIFLPPPEWAEAVDLAIIAAKMSGGSQQNIDPGFKKLAQLKDRVMTLGENPNQIADLFRTGSLDMGGIYSPAFFPDQIRKPEYKMGVTYGMKEGFATQLMFTVIPKAHPGDLDLIHAFINHSLDAGVQGRMAADVLNGPVNSKAQIPAESRAFVPSPQQIAEKAILHDDKALAVVQPAWIKRYTEIFAA, from the coding sequence ATGCAGGACATCAAACGGGGTAGAAGGCAGGTAATCAAGACGATCGGCGCAGCGATCGCTGCGTCCACGCTGCCGATGCCGTTCATCAACGTGAAAGCGGCAGAGCAGAACTTCTCGGGCAAGACACTGCGCCTCCTGACATGGTCGGACGACACAGGCGCCGCTGCGATGCGCAACATTGCGGCGACCTTCACGGCGAAGACCGGCGCCAAGGTGATCGCCGACCGCGCCGACGGTACGTCCGGCATGGTCGCGAAGGTCAAGGCCGCGGGCGAGCGCCCCACCTACGACGTGATCACGCTGGCAGGTGTCGGCGCGGCCGGTCTCGGCGACGCGGGCCTGCTCATCAAGCCCGACCTGAACAAGCTGCCGAATCTGAAGGACGTGGCCGAGCAATACCGCACTGGCGCGAACGGCTTCGGCGTCGGCTATCTGCTGTGGTCCGACGGCCTCATCTACAACACCGCGACCGTCAAGACGCCGCCTTCGTCGTATGAAGCGCTGTGGGATCCGAAGTACGCCGGCCGCATCTTCCTGCCGCCGCCGGAATGGGCCGAGGCGGTCGATCTCGCGATCATTGCCGCGAAGATGTCGGGCGGCTCGCAGCAGAACATCGACCCTGGCTTCAAAAAGCTCGCGCAACTGAAAGACCGCGTGATGACGCTCGGTGAGAATCCGAATCAGATCGCCGACCTGTTCCGTACCGGTTCGCTCGACATGGGCGGCATCTATTCGCCCGCGTTCTTCCCGGATCAGATCCGCAAACCCGAGTACAAGATGGGCGTCACTTACGGGATGAAGGAAGGCTTTGCAACGCAACTGATGTTCACGGTCATTCCGAAAGCGCATCCCGGCGACCTCGACCTGATCCACGCGTTCATCAATCATTCGCTCGATGCAGGCGTGCAAGGAAGAATGGCCGCCGACGTGCTGAACGGCCCGGTCAACTCGAAAGCGCAAATCCCCGCCGAGAGCCGAGCGTTCGTGCCCAGCCCGCAGCAGATCGCGGAAAAGGCGATCCTGCATGACGACAAGGCGCTCGCCGTTGTGCAGCCGGCGTGGATCAAGCGCTACACCGAAATCTTCGCGGCATGA
- a CDS encoding DNA-3-methyladenine glycosylase, producing MPLSRGELPVDTVELARFMVGQYLVHDLPEGRICGRIVETEAYPLGDSTSHAFAGRRPHNGSMFLERGHAHVRLTYGTAWMLNMSSEHKDVGAGILIRAIEPLEGIGLMEARRPGVPRRDLARGPGRLTAALGIGPSFDGADLCMGRGLWIGKVNGQEKVLVGVAKRIGLSREMHRPLRFYVQGSPYVSGPRKLLATLPGTDSGGR from the coding sequence ATGCCACTTTCGCGTGGCGAGTTGCCTGTCGATACGGTTGAGCTGGCGCGTTTCATGGTGGGCCAGTATCTGGTCCATGATCTCCCCGAAGGCCGTATCTGCGGACGCATCGTCGAGACGGAGGCTTATCCGCTCGGCGATTCGACGAGTCATGCGTTCGCCGGACGGCGTCCCCATAACGGCTCGATGTTTCTCGAGCGCGGTCACGCCCACGTCCGGCTGACCTACGGCACAGCATGGATGCTGAACATGTCGAGCGAACACAAAGACGTAGGGGCGGGAATCCTGATCCGCGCGATCGAGCCGCTCGAAGGCATCGGACTGATGGAAGCGCGCCGCCCAGGTGTGCCTCGACGCGATCTCGCGCGCGGCCCGGGCCGGCTGACCGCAGCGCTTGGCATCGGCCCGTCGTTCGATGGCGCGGACCTGTGCATGGGCCGCGGTCTGTGGATCGGCAAGGTTAACGGGCAGGAGAAAGTGCTGGTTGGCGTAGCGAAGCGGATCGGCCTGTCCCGCGAGATGCATCGGCCGCTGCGCTTTTACGTGCAGGGTAGCCCGTACGTGAGCGGTCCGCGCAAGCTCCTCGCGACATTGCCGGGCACTGATTCGGGCGGCCGCTGA